From the Lepidochelys kempii isolate rLepKem1 chromosome 2, rLepKem1.hap2, whole genome shotgun sequence genome, one window contains:
- the MAFA gene encoding transcription factor MafA, translating into MASELAMSGELPTSPLAIEYVNDFDLMKFEVKKEPPEAERFCHRLPPGSLSSTPLSTPCSSVPSSPSFCAPSPGGPAGPGAAPHPGSAGKAPLEDLYWMAGYQHPLNPEALNLTPEDAVEALIGSPHPLHGYEGFRGPGFPGEEAAPAGHHHAAPPHHHHPHHHAAPPHHHHAHHHAAPPHHLLRLEERFSDEQLVSMSVRELNRQLRGFSKEEVIRLKQKRRTLKNRGYAQSCRYKRVQQRHILENEKSQLQGQVEQLKQEVSRLAKERDLYKEKYEKLAGRGFPREPPPQAPPKASAEFFM; encoded by the coding sequence ATGGCCTCCGAGCTGGCCATGAGCGGCGAGCTGCCCACCAGCCCGCTGGCCATCGAGTACGTCAACGACTTCGACCTGATGAAGTTCGAGGTGAAGAAGGAGCCGCCCGAGGCCGAGCGCTTCTGCCACCGCCTCCCCCCGGGctcgctctcctccacccccctcagcACCCCTTGCTCCTCGGTGCCGTCCTCGCCCAGCTTCTGCGCGCCCAGCCCCGGCGGCCCCGCGGGCCCCGGCGCCGCGCCGCACCCGGGCAGCGCCGGCAAGGCGCCGCTGGAGGATCTCTACTGGATGGCGGGCTACCAGCACCCGCTCAACCCGGAGGCGCTGAACCTCACCCCGGAGGACGCGgtggaggcgctgatcggcagcCCGCACCCGCTGCACGGCTACGAGGGCTTCCGCGGCCCGGGCTTCCCCGGCGAGGAGGCGGCCCCGGCCGGGCACCACCACGCGGCCCccccgcaccaccaccacccgcaCCACCACGCGGCCCCCCCGCACCACCACCACGCGCACCACCACGCGGCCCCCCCGCACCACCTCCTGCGCCTGGAGGAGCGCTTCTCGGACGAGCAGCTGGTCAGCATGTCGGTGCGGGAGCTGAACCGCCAGCTGCGGGGCTTCAGCAAGGAGGAGGTGATCCGCCTCAAGCAGAAGCGGCGCACGCTGAAGAACCGGGGCTACGCCCAGTCCTGCCGCTACAAGCGGGTCCAGCAGCGGCACATCCTGGAGAACGAGAAGTCCCAGCTGCAGGGCCAGGTGGAGCAGCTCAAGCAGGAGGTCTCCCGGCTGGCCAAGGAGCGGGACCTGTACAAAGAGAAGTACGAGAAGCTGGCCGGCCGCGGCTTCCCCCGGGAGCCGCCCCCGCAGGCTCCCCCCAAAGCCTCGGCCGAGTTCTTCATGTGA